One genomic segment of Mesoterricola silvestris includes these proteins:
- a CDS encoding sensor histidine kinase → MPVGRRWLARCLVLVLALAGVAQAQVQTYRHFDDRDGLPQSQVTALLEDRDGFLWAGTAEGVARLGASGFQPFAAKQGLTALFVTDLMQDRAGGIWVASQEGGVDRILGGKITHFGRAEGLPVLNIYCLAENAAGELLAGTRLGLFRLRGGRFEAVDLPGGWSQEPIFAMAVDPQGRVWLASHKDRLARWDGRTLAAAELPGPMASRFRRLRTDASGQVWALSPDGLYRLDRGLAWVRDPLPGLDRRARLRNLQVTPQGELLLALDADGAYLRSPSGAGRVLSYLDGLPREGVASILRDSRGDLWLGTDGAGLVAEAVPGLLCLDRDVRTGVGLGLGTVLAFAELGQDRMLIGGTSGLRLWERGRGITGAWDQARGLPSNGVWGLAPRARGGAWVCTAKGLVIWEGGRIVKGPRELENVTTLSLVAHGGRLWVCTLEQGLIELDAGGAFIARHPAPAEVGDPAITAVIPRGDGLLAATRYGLYAFRAGVFRPALRGTPVGTRSISCLYLGPAGDLWVGTGSDGVFAFPQGEDGPCEPYSEANARIHGRVSWISRLGNGDLVVGHARGLSVLRSSRSGPRVMQITRNLGLLSNETSDSAVCRDHLGRLWIGMSGGLCLLDPAAELPDPGLPRPRILDATVGDLAFGLPVNIVLPATPGTLTLRFDAAKPLLPENPSYQVWIDGSWRYVEQSSTFFQIAHLGPGILSVRVRAGDGLGWAESDPVRIRVRAAWYQTSWARAGFALAGVALFLLLVDIRLKQVQKRSRMLEAKVQERTEELTLRNRSLERLHHQLKRSLEGRVQLMNTITHDLRSPLTSILISVERLEGNPGGPGASALKVLGREAQRVERLLKHLLDSSRAENLTDGLNFRVCHPGEVMEGLAETLHLKAESRDLTARIALDPMGDRTWILADAEAMQQVLFNLIENALKFTPAPGEIGIRSRLEPAAWVLEVWDTGRGIDPAQAADLFKPFSQAREADAKLGWGLGLSICRTLVEAHQGTIEVDSEPGKGSRFKVTLPLVSGKP, encoded by the coding sequence AGTCAGGTGACCGCGCTGTTGGAGGACCGGGACGGCTTCCTGTGGGCGGGCACGGCCGAGGGCGTGGCCCGCCTGGGGGCCTCGGGGTTCCAGCCCTTCGCCGCCAAGCAGGGCCTCACGGCCCTGTTCGTCACCGATCTCATGCAGGACCGGGCCGGGGGCATCTGGGTGGCCAGCCAGGAGGGCGGGGTGGACCGCATCCTGGGGGGGAAGATCACCCACTTCGGGCGGGCCGAAGGCCTGCCGGTCCTCAACATCTATTGCCTGGCGGAAAACGCGGCGGGGGAGCTCCTGGCGGGCACGCGCCTGGGCCTCTTCCGCCTCCGGGGCGGCCGGTTCGAGGCGGTGGACCTGCCGGGGGGGTGGAGCCAGGAGCCCATCTTCGCCATGGCCGTGGATCCCCAGGGTCGCGTGTGGCTGGCCTCCCATAAGGACCGCCTCGCCCGCTGGGACGGGAGGACCCTGGCGGCGGCGGAGCTGCCCGGACCCATGGCCTCCCGGTTCCGCCGCCTGCGCACCGACGCTTCGGGCCAGGTGTGGGCCCTTTCCCCCGACGGCCTCTACCGCCTGGACCGGGGCCTGGCCTGGGTGCGGGACCCCCTGCCCGGGCTGGACCGCCGGGCGCGGCTGCGCAACCTGCAGGTGACCCCCCAGGGCGAGCTGCTCCTGGCCCTGGACGCCGACGGCGCCTACCTGCGCAGCCCCTCCGGGGCGGGCCGGGTCCTTTCCTACCTGGACGGCCTGCCCCGGGAGGGCGTGGCCTCCATCCTCCGGGACAGCCGGGGGGACCTCTGGCTGGGCACCGACGGCGCGGGCCTGGTGGCCGAAGCCGTGCCCGGGCTCCTGTGCCTGGACCGGGACGTGCGCACCGGCGTGGGCCTGGGGCTGGGCACGGTGCTCGCCTTCGCGGAACTGGGCCAGGACCGGATGCTCATCGGCGGGACCTCCGGGCTCCGGCTCTGGGAGCGGGGCAGGGGCATCACCGGCGCCTGGGACCAGGCCCGGGGCCTGCCCAGCAACGGGGTGTGGGGCCTGGCGCCCCGCGCCCGGGGCGGCGCCTGGGTGTGCACCGCCAAGGGCCTGGTGATCTGGGAAGGGGGGCGGATCGTCAAGGGGCCCCGGGAACTGGAGAACGTCACCACCCTCTCCCTGGTGGCCCACGGGGGCCGGCTGTGGGTCTGCACCCTCGAGCAGGGGCTGATCGAACTGGACGCGGGGGGGGCCTTCATCGCCCGCCATCCGGCGCCGGCCGAAGTGGGGGACCCCGCCATCACCGCCGTCATCCCCCGGGGGGACGGGCTCCTGGCCGCCACCCGGTACGGCCTCTACGCCTTCCGCGCCGGGGTCTTCCGGCCCGCCCTGCGGGGCACCCCGGTGGGCACCCGCTCCATCTCCTGCCTCTACCTGGGGCCCGCGGGCGATCTGTGGGTGGGCACCGGCAGCGACGGCGTCTTCGCCTTCCCCCAGGGCGAGGACGGCCCCTGCGAGCCCTACTCCGAGGCCAATGCCCGGATCCACGGCCGCGTGAGCTGGATCTCGCGCCTGGGCAACGGCGACCTGGTGGTGGGCCACGCCCGGGGCCTTTCGGTCCTGCGCTCAAGCCGGTCCGGGCCGCGGGTCATGCAGATCACCCGCAACCTCGGGCTGCTTTCCAACGAGACCTCGGATTCGGCGGTGTGCCGGGACCACCTGGGCCGCCTCTGGATCGGCATGTCGGGGGGGCTCTGCCTCCTGGACCCCGCCGCGGAGCTGCCGGATCCCGGCCTTCCCAGGCCGCGGATCCTGGACGCCACCGTGGGGGACCTGGCCTTCGGGCTGCCCGTGAACATCGTCCTGCCCGCCACCCCGGGCACCCTGACCCTGCGCTTCGACGCCGCCAAGCCGCTCCTGCCCGAGAACCCGTCGTACCAGGTGTGGATCGACGGTTCCTGGCGCTACGTGGAGCAGTCCAGCACCTTCTTCCAGATCGCCCACCTGGGCCCGGGCATCCTGTCGGTGCGGGTGAGGGCCGGCGACGGCCTCGGGTGGGCCGAGTCGGACCCGGTGCGGATCCGGGTGCGCGCGGCCTGGTACCAGACGTCCTGGGCGCGCGCGGGGTTCGCCCTGGCGGGCGTTGCCCTCTTCCTCCTGCTGGTGGACATCCGGCTCAAGCAGGTCCAGAAACGGTCCCGGATGCTGGAGGCCAAGGTGCAGGAGCGCACCGAGGAGCTCACCCTGCGCAACCGCTCCCTGGAGCGGCTCCACCACCAGCTCAAGCGCAGCCTGGAGGGCCGGGTGCAGCTCATGAACACCATCACCCACGACCTGCGCTCCCCCCTCACCAGCATCCTCATCTCCGTGGAGCGCCTGGAGGGGAACCCGGGGGGCCCGGGCGCCTCCGCCCTCAAGGTGCTGGGGCGCGAGGCCCAGCGGGTGGAGCGGCTCCTGAAGCACCTGCTGGACAGCAGCAGGGCCGAGAACCTCACCGACGGCCTGAACTTCCGCGTGTGCCACCCCGGCGAGGTCATGGAAGGCCTGGCCGAGACCCTCCACCTCAAGGCGGAATCCCGGGACCTCACGGCCCGCATCGCCCTGGACCCCATGGGGGACCGCACCTGGATCCTGGCCGACGCCGAGGCCATGCAGCAGGTGCTCTTCAACCTCATCGAGAACGCCCTGAAGTTCACCCCCGCCCCCGGCGAGATCGGCATCCGCAGCCGGCTGGAACCCGCCGCGTGGGTGCTGGAGGTGTGGGACACCGGCCGCGGCATCGACCCCGCCCAGGCCGCGGACCTCTTCAAGCCCTTCAGCCAGGCCCGGGAGGCCGACGCGAAGCTGGGCTGGGGGCTGGGCCTGAGCATCTGCAGGACCCTGGTGGAGGCCCACCAGGGCACCATCGAGGTGGACAGCGAGCCCGGGAAGGGCTCCCGGTTCAAGGTGACGCTGCCCCTGGTGTCAGGAAAGCCCTAG